Part of the Loxodonta africana isolate mLoxAfr1 chromosome 15, mLoxAfr1.hap2, whole genome shotgun sequence genome is shown below.
GCCCTGGTCTAAAGAGGATGAGAGATCCAGGGAACAGACCTGGATGCAATTCGAAGCTTGGAGCCAAGCTCAGCCTAGCCCAGCCCAGCACCAGCTGACATACGGATGCCTGAGCAAGAATAAATgattattttaagccactgagttttggaGTAGCTTCTTACATAGTATTTTTGTAGTAACAGTTGACTGATACACAAAGTGAGAGTGTGAGGCCACATTAAACGACCACTTGATGCCTGTTCTTTATCACATTTAAGCTTTATGTTGTTGCTGCTGTGTAcctgtgagttgattccaactcatagcaatcctatacgacagagtagaactgccccataaggtttcctaagctgtaatctttacgggagcaaatcaTCACATCTTTTCTCACTTGGAAtaactggtgggttagaacttctgaccttttgacTAACAGCCATGGGCTTATAAACCATTGTGCTACCATGGCTCCTTATTTAAGCTTTATACCAAcccagttttacagatgaagaaactgaggcataggaaaagacttgcccaaggtcacagaaggAGTTTCCTTTGCCAAACTTATAAGCCTAAGCTTCTCCCCCACTGTCCCAAATACACTAAGTGCATGTGAGAAAAGTAGATAAAAtcaggaagggactggacagaatTCAGGATGTTCCCACCAAACCCCTCCTTAACAGAACTTAGTAATACTCCCTAAGGCTTGCAAAAGGAAAGTTCAGGTCAAACAAAACAATGACCAGCTTCACCCTGTGGGTTGTAAATGTATGGAATTTATTACCTAAAGGTGTTGCACGAGCTGAAAGAGTTGAAAAACTGCACTCTGCCACTGCTCTACTGGATTAATAGGAAAAACAAGAACGTTTCCGGGAATACAGATCTAAGCATCTTCAAGGTTAACTCAAGGAGGAAAACCGCACCCTCCGACCCAGTGCTCCTAGGAGGCCTGGGAAAGGCCTCAGCCCTCTCGGGACTCCCCACTCCCACCACCACCCTTCAGACAACACAGGCGACAAGCATTTAAGAAGCACCCGCCGCCATGGTTCCTGCAGGGCCCGCCCCGCTCAGGGAAGGGGGACAAGAGGGAAACTGGCCCCCGACCAGAGCAAAGGGCACTGGCAACCTATGGGTCCACCTCTCCCCGCCCTCCCTTTCAGCTCTAGAGCCCTCGGTTCGGACCGTTTTGGTGCGAGACCCAGCAAGGACTCAGCCTCccggaagaaaggaaaagggtgGGCGGGGGAGGGGTCTGGAGGGGCACAGACAAGAGACTTGGGGACCACACAGAGGTGGGGTGTCTTCTGCCAGCAAGGATGGCCGCAGAGCACGCGTGCACGCTCGCACATCCACACCCACAACCACAcactctcactcacacacacacactcacacactcccCACCCACACCCCTCCCCCGCCGGCCTCCACGCCCATTCTGCGGGGCAGGCAGCAGATTCCCAGCGGAgcggggcggggcgggccggggtCGGGGGGGAGAGAATGAAGCCCGGGGCCTTGGCGCCAGAGGCGCCCAACCTGGGGGTAGGGCGAGCTGAGGGCGCCGGAGAAGCAGCGCCTCAGCCCGCGGGCAGTCGGGGGAAAGGCGCGGCGGGGAGGTGAGCTGCCCAGCGGCCCCGCCCCTCCGGTGCCGGCCCCGCCCCCGCTGCGGCGGccgaggggcggggcggggcgcggAGTATTTAAGGCGAGGGGCGGGCGCCGCTCTTTTGTCTCTTGCTGCAGCGGCGCGAGTGGGAGCACCCGGAACCTCGGCTGGGAGCGGGACGCCTCGGTGAGCGccgtgcggggggggggggccgaCCGCGGTGGGGCCGGAGCCGGGCACCCGGCAGGCGCGCTGCCGCCGCCACAGGCGGCTTCCCGGACGGGACGCCCGGGCCGGCCGAGGGCTACCGAGGGGGTTGCGGGACGCGCCCAGACCCTCGGCCTTGGGGCTGCCGGGAACGCCCCGGCAGGAGTGCCACGTCGAGAGGCGTCGGCCAAGAGCGCCGAGGGGGACACGGGCCCCCAGCCTCGGCGCGCCACGCCGACCGCTTTGGTTTGCCCACTAGGATCGTTTTAAGAAAATGGCAGACAAGCCGGACATGGGAGAAATCGCCAGCTTCGATAAGGCCAAGCTGAAGAAAACGGAGACGCAGGAGAAGAACACCCTGCCGACCAAAGAGAGTGAGTGCGCCCCCGCCTCCAGGCCCTCgggcccccagcccagccccccAACCCGCCCTTCCCGTGCCAACCCGGGTCCCCCCGCCCATGTCCCCGGCCTGGGCAGCCCCAGTCCCCCTTTATATTACACAAAGTGCCTTGTCTCCCCAGCCCCAAGCCTCTTTCTTAATCCCCAGGCCTCGTGGGTGCTTCGCCCACACCAGGTTTGTAGGCGCCGCGGTTGGGGATTTTCGAGGTGCCTTCCTCCCCCAATGCTCGCTTCCCGCTCTCCACAGCCATTGAGCAGGAGAAGCGGAGTGAAATTTCCTAAGAGCCTGGAGGATTCTCCAACCCCGTCATCTTTGAGACCCAAGTTGTGATGTGGAGGAAAAGCCACCTGCAAGATGGCACGAGCGACAAACTGCACTGTGAACCCGGGCACTCCGCTCCGATGCCACCGGCCTGTGGGTCTCTGAAGGGACTACCAAATTCTCCGGTTTGCCCTGGATATTATAGAAAATTATTTGTAAtgattaatgaaaataaaacacaccTCGTGGCATGGCTGGCGTGGTCTGAGTCTCTTAGTTAAGTGTGCAGGGACAGTCCCTCTGTAGCAAAGCTCCGCGCTGGAGTCTGAGTTCCTgctgcggggcggggcgggggtgggggaggtcGAACAAATGGCTGGCTCTGAGAGACCATTTGTAATTTTGGCTTTATCTCTTTCCCCAGAAGATTTCTTGGGTTATCAGCTGTTGCTTATAATGCAGTTTTGGTAAAAATCCAGGTAAAATTTAACCCCACTGGGTCATTCCTGGAAGctgctttggaaaatgattttccAAAAGAGCAGGATCTGTTTTTGACAAGCTTTTATAGTCCCGCTGTTTCCCTCTGGCTTCCTCATAGCTGTGACGCATACCAGGAGAGGACGGGTGATTTCAAGACtgggaagaaacaggaaaatgatCAAATCAGGGATGTGGAAAGTTGAGTGAAGTCACAAAGTCTCGAAGAGGCCTCCTTTTTGAGTTTAAAAGAGAAGACATTAGAACAAAAACTAAGGGGATCTTGGGAAACAGTATGAACATCAGGACTAGAGGAGCCATGGAGAACAGCCTAGGTTTTTGTCTTTTAACACTAGCTCAAAACCTTCCACAAAATCATTCGCCGTTAGAGGGAGTGCTGAGCTGAGCAGCCTCCTGTGCAGGAAAGATGGGAATGTGGCGGGAGGGATGGTGCTGGCAGCAGAGCCCCCTCAGGGTCACACTCTCTAGACCGCGGGAAAGGGGTAGGGGAAGCAAGCCCAGAGGGGCTTAGGGGAGAGGGGTCCGAGAGCTTCGGGGTGTTCAGGAGTAGAAGAAAGACTTGTGATTCTAGGGGTAGAGTTTTTCTTTAAGGAGGAAGGCGAAGAGGGCACACTGCTTAGTGATTTGTCCCACATTTTTACCTGGGGAAGAGGGACTGGACACTGGGTGAGGGCAGGTAATAGGAATTGTGGATGGTGCCTGTCCGCAAAGAACTTACAACCTAGCTAGTATGTCAGGCAGCCACCCCAAACCAGAGCTGGGAACGCCTGGACAGAGGGAGCCACTGCTGGCTTTGCATAAAGGAGTGAGTTGACCTGTGCTGTCAGTGGGCAAGTGGGCCTGGGGAAGAGAAATAAGGGAGGAAAACGCATTAGGAGGCCAACCAGGTGGTCATCAACCTTTACTGAATGcctgctgtgtaccaggcactgtgctaggcgcTTTCATTCTCAGCCCCTCTATCAGGAAGGCATGATTATTATCCTTTTACAGGTGGAGAAACAGGTTCAGAGAGCCTATGGGATTTGCTGAAGTCATAGCCAGTGAGTAGGGGAGCCAAGATTCAGGGCCAAGTGTGTGTTTTGGGGATCCTACAACTCGACATTTGGGTCATCTACTagtccttttggaaaccctggtggcatagtggttaagggctatggccgctaatcaaaagatcggcagttcgaatcccccagacattccttgggaaccctatagggccattctgctctgtcctataggatcactgtgagacGGAATCAAAGCCAGTGGGGTTTTTTATTGTGTCAAACTCACTACTCACCAGGGCATCGTAATAGACCCTGTTGGGAGGATAaaataaaacagggaatcacttcTGGTTTAACCACTTAACACAGTATATCTGCTGGTGAGGAGACCTTTTGAGAATAAGTGTGTTGAGGTGAAAGAAGGATCAAGAGTGCAATGGCAGTTTTAAACAGGTGGTCAGGGAGGACCTTCCAGAAAAGGGAACctttgagcaaagacctggaagGATGTGAGGAAGAGACATGACACCTGTGGGGTGGGATGAGAGGGTTCTAGCCAGAGGGAACAGCGAGTCTAAAGGTCTTGAGGTAAGCATGTGCTTGAGGAGTTTGGGAAAGAACAAAAAGCCCCTGGGGCTGGAGTGGAATGAGCAAGGGGGGAGGAGATGACACTTGAGAGGGCAGGAGatggggaaggctgatgacagcCTTGTTCTTCCTAGGAattttaagaagacatcaggaGATCCAACAGCCACTCTTCCACTCTTGAGATAATAAGCTGATTGAATGGGGACAGGTGGGGAAAGGAGATTTGGATAAGAGGGTGATGAATTGCCATTTCAGAAATCTCATTCTACCACATATAGTTTATAAGATAAGCCTAGCAGTCCCCACCCCATCCGGGCTCCTGAACTGTACTCAGGAACGAGTACCTAGACATCTCACTACCTAAGAGTAAAACCgcagaggctgagggctgtggggaccatggtctcagggaacatctagctcaattggcataacataggttataaagaaaatgttttacattctactttggtgagtagtctttggggtcttaaaagcctgtaagtggtCATTTAGAGATAGTGTACTGgactcaccccttcaggagcaagggagcatgaagaaaagacacaaggaaaggattagtccaaaggattaatgggcctcaactaccacagcctccaccagactgagtccagtacaactagatggtacctggctaccaccactgactgctctgacagggatcacaatacagggtcccagacagaactggagaaaatggtagaacaaaactcacaaaaaaagaccagacttaccggcctgacagagactggagaaaccctgagggtgtggcccctggacacccttttagctcagtaatgaagtcactcctgaggttcaccctttatccaaagattacacaggcccataaaacaaaacgagactaaagggacacaccagctcaggggcaaggactagaaggcagaaggagacagaaaagctggtaatagggaacccagggtcgagaagggagagtgttgacatgtcgtgatgTTGtaaaccaatatcataaaacaatatgtgtactgtttaatgagaagctagttctgtaaaccatctaaagttcaataaaaaataaataaaaataataaaaccccAGAGTAGTCCAGCCTTGAGGCCGCACTTGAGGCCCGCCTCCCTCCCAGTCATTGATCCTACCGGATCACATGAAAGTCTCAGAAGGCTTCATGGAGAAGGAGGCATTGAACCTCACCTCGAGTGTCAAAGACCATTGAAGTACCCCAGCCACACTCCTTCCAACCCTTTAACCTGCCATTTTTATTTCTTGCTACATGGGACTATCCCAAAGGAATGAGTGCGTATGTCCACCAAAGGACATGTTCAAGAATGTTCCTGGCACCTTTAGTCATATTagtcaaaaagcaaaaacaacccATATATCCATTGACAGAATGGATGAACAAGTTTGATACACAGTGGATTACAAGATGTCAACAAATGCTTTGTGCACCGCAAGCACTTTATGTATgttctatttaaataaaaaaggtttttttggttttttaatctcaTGAAGAGCTAAGGATTCCCAGCTTTTAAGCCTCAAATTTTCAATTCAGAGGAGAGAGCTGAAGATTGTGTAAGCAATGTCCATATCTGGTTCCAAAGAGCTAAGGAAACCAGGGAGTTTCTCTggccctttccttccttcttctctgcCATTGAAGGTTTTCTCCACTTTGAGTGGTCCTCCAGCTCCTTTCTGATTACTCAAGTATTAGCCATTCTTCAAGGCCTCACCAATTATCAGCTTCTCCCATAAGCCCTCCTGTATTTCCAAGCCAAAgacattctctctctcctctcaacTCCTCTCTGTACCTTCCCACTAGTAACTGAAATACATGTCAATTAGACTAAATGAAGAAGGATCCTTATTGATACTGGTGACTCACACAGTAGTCATTCAATACATGTGTATTGAAttgtaactgaaataccacaagtctcACTTGCTCCATCCTGGCCATGCTAAAGCTGAGCCGCCACCAGACCCCCTGCTATCTTGTTGTTCATTCTATTGGGCACTGACAGAAGCAAAGCATGACGGGCTTGTGGGAGTTAACAATGGTTCAAGGAAGTCAAACATCTGCATTTTCCTCCCTAGGCCCAATCCAGAAAGCAATCCTATTACAATGAGAGGTAATACAGTTAACTCACAACTGAGGCTATTGACAGAAAACTGTATATTACCCAGATAGGGACTGTAAACCTTAaccagttaaaaaaattttttttttggctatttgggTAGCCGATTTCTATGAAATTCAGAGGGTGTGTTATAGCTCAGTTTAATTTAACATGTATTTTTAAGCACCCAGTGGGtgcctgtcatagattgaattgtgtcacccaaaaagagATGCTGAAGTCCTCATCCCTGGTAACTGATCAGTAaccttgcttggaaatagggtctttgaatatgtcatcggttaagttaatatgaggtcatactagagaagggtaggtggtcctaatccaatctgcaTGACTccttatgaaagaggagaagagacacagagagacagaaggaggaAAACAGCCATATGGTGACAGAATTATGgagcagctgcaagccaagaaacacctgaTGCTACCAGAATCCAGGagggacaagaaaggatcttcccttaTTTTAGGATCTTcccttgttttagtcatctagtgctgctataacagaaataccacaagtggatggctttaacaaagaaaagcttattttctcacagcctgataggctagaagtccatattcagggtgtcagctccaggggaagtcttcctctctctgttggttctggaggaaggtccttcttaacaacctttccctggactaggagcttctctgcacagaac
Proteins encoded:
- the TMSB10 gene encoding thymosin beta-10, coding for MADKPDMGEIASFDKAKLKKTETQEKNTLPTKETIEQEKRSEIS